One Helianthus annuus cultivar XRQ/B chromosome 12, HanXRQr2.0-SUNRISE, whole genome shotgun sequence genomic region harbors:
- the LOC110893368 gene encoding golgin subfamily A member 6-like protein 22 produces the protein MTKLGIKKDTDELIEKLSDALPHDIWGTYLMMLRNNRKEYKKLTLGEFIKHLEAQEKEQRKIARMKNYDGEQDIEKYIKIREAEEEKWRRIEEEEEEEERRKAEAKKKKRVEEVQVRTVKEVPEFEIKIDAEAVKVPEKCMNCDSLIKQNNELLHNIKRLKESYDTLNREMNKYNDSSSEQAVAMNTLKGAYMRQLDNVNYYTEKCAELELKIYPIVERMKTFEEGKNSEEKKSKTKEDDKVEISGSKFLSRRGKKAADT, from the exons atgacgaaaTTAGGCATCAAAAAGGATACAGATGAGCTGATTGAGAAACTATCCGATGCTTTACCACATGATAtttggggaacttatctgatgatgtTAAGGAATAATAGAAAGGAATATAAAAAGTTGACATTGGGTGAGTTCATCAAACATCTGGAGGCTCAAGAAAAGGAGCAAagaaagattgctaggatgaagaactatgatggagaacaagacatcg AAAAATACATAAAAATTAGGGAAGCCGAAGAGGAGAAATggagaagaattgaagaagaagaagaagaagaagagaggaGAAAAGCTGAAGCTAAGAAGAAGAAAAGAGTTGAAGAAGTTCAAGTGAGAAccgtcaaagaagttccagaatttgaAATCAAAATAGATGCTGAGGCAGTCAAAGTTCCAGAGAAGTgtatgaattgtgattctttgatcaagcaaaacaatgagCTGCTACACAATATAAAaaggttgaaagaatcatatgatacctTGAACAGAGAAATGAATAAGTACAATGATTCAAGTAGTGagcaagctgtagcaatgaatacactcaaaggagcatACATGAGACAACTTGACAACGTCAATTACTACACAGAGAAGTGTGCTGAACTTGAAttgaa gatttaccctATTGTGGAAAGaatgaagacgtttgaagaagggAAGAATTCGGAAGAAAAGAAATCCAAGACAAAAGAAGATGATAAAGTggaaatttctg GCTCCAAATTCTTATCAAGAAGGGGTAAAAAGGCTGCCGACACGTAG